From a region of the Solanum stenotomum isolate F172 chromosome 2, ASM1918654v1, whole genome shotgun sequence genome:
- the LOC125855452 gene encoding uncharacterized protein LOC125855452 isoform X2 produces the protein MVYPIQSDIRSAIQIAAVFRHHNHYHHLTNHRRRLPPAVISYRNSPNCCFTVNSAFKLRAFTTNDGDTTAQKVCNKPSLCTADELHYVSVNNSDWKLALWRYIPPPQAPKRNHPLLLLSGVGTNAIGYDLAPGSSFARYMSGEGFDTWVLELRGAGLSVQESDSTNIEKTAIAVSEQMEAAADNATDKVLSAAQQSTDAQSTLEESDTAVVKEESTAIATMWDESRVVNELTETFMRLSERVSGFLNESQSRIMSAKLFDQISKLLEDSFLYERFNETRGKLLSLLETGQNSAVVDQVKDLSQKLVNIIEEGQRSVSPLVDLHERLTTTIEDFQKQLDLIVKYDWDFDHYLEEDVPAAMEYIKAQTAPKDGKLLAIGHSMGGILLYAWLSQCGLQGREPGLTAIVTLASSLDYTSSKSALRLLLPLADPAQALNVPVVPLGALLAAAYPLSSRPPYVLSWLNDLISAADMMHPELLKKLVLNNFCTIPAKLILQLTTAFREGGLRDRSGKIFYKDNLHKTNVPVLAVAGDKDIICPPEAVCETAKLIPEHLVTYKVLGDDNGQHYAHYDLVGGRMAAEHVYPCIIQFLSHYDDTS, from the exons ATGGTTTATCCAATTCAATCCGATATTCGATCGGCGATTCAAATCGCTGCCGTCTTCCGCCACCACAACCATTACCACCACCTCACAAATCACCGCCGGCGACTTCCTCCCGCCGTCATTTCATACCGGAACTCCCCGAACTGCTGCTTCACGGTGAACTCCGCCTTTAAACTCAGAGCTTTCACCACCAATGATGGCGATACTACAGCCCAGAAGGTTTGTAATAAGCCATCGTTATGCACTGCCGATGAACTCCACTACGTATCTGTTAATAATTCCGATTGGAAACTTGCTCTCTGGCGCTACATTCCTCCTCCTCAG GCTCCAAAGAGAAATCATCCCCTGCTTCTGTTGTCTGGCGTGGGGACTAATGCTATTGGATATGATCTTGCTCCTGGG TCATCTTTCGCCCGGTACATGTCTGGTGAAGGATTTGACACTTGGGTTCTTGAACTTCGTGGAGCTGGGTTGAGTGTGCAGGAGTCAGATTCCACAAACATTGAGAAGACTGCAATTGCAGTCTCAGAACAGATGGAAGCTGCCGCTGATAATGCTACTGACAAAGTTCTTTCTGCAGCACAGCAGTCAACAGATGCCCAGAGTACCTTAGAAGAGTCTGACACAGCTGTGGTCAAAGAAGAATCCACAGCTATTGCAACAATGTGGGATGAGTCAAGAGTAGTAAACGAGCTTACGGAAACATTTATGCGCTTGTCAGAAAGAGTCTCTGGCTTCCTCAATGAAAGCCAATCAAGGATTATGTCTGCTAAACTATTTgatcaaatatcaaaattattagAGGATTCCTTTCTTTATGAACGCTTTAACGAGACAAGGGGGAAGTTGTTAAGTCTGCTGGAGACAGGGCAAAACTCTGCCGTTGTTGACCAAGTAAAGGATCTTAGCCAAAAGCTAGTTAATATCATTGAAGAAGGCCAACGTTCTGTTTCTCCGTTAGTTGATCTGCATGAACGTCTAACCACTACCATAGAAGATTTCCAGAAACAGCTTGACTTGATTGTCAAGTATGATTGGGACTTTGATCATTACCTGGAAGAGGATGTTCCTGCTGCG ATGGAATACATTAAGGCCCAAACTGCACCAAAAGATGGTAAACTTCTTGCCATTGGACATTCTATGGGAGGAATATTACTGTATGCTTGGCTATCACAGTGTG GATTGCAAGGAAGAGAGCCTGGATTAACTGCTATTGTAACTTTGGCTTCATCACTGGATTACACATCTTCGAAGTCTGCACTCAGACTGCTCCTACCCCTT GCTGATCCTGCCCAAGCTCTCAATGTACCTGTTGTCCCTTTAGGAGCATTACTCGCAGCAGCTTATCCTCTTTCTTCTCGCCCTCCTTATGTGTTGTCTTGGCTTAATGATTTAATATCAGCTGCAGAcatgatgcatccagagttgcTGAAAAAGCTCGTATTAAATAACTTCT GTACTATTCCTGCTAAACTTATTTTGCAGTTGACTACAGCTTTTCGAGAAGGGGGACTCCGTGACAGAAGTGGTAAAATATTCTACAAGGATAATCTTCACAAAACCAATGTACCCGTGTTGGCTGTTGCTGGAGATAAAGACATAATCTGCCCACCAGAAGCAGTGTGTG AAACGGCAAAGCTTATCCCCGAGCACTTGGTCACCTACAAAGTATTGGGGGATGATAATGGTCAGCATTATGCTCATTATGACTTGGTGGGAGGACGCATG GCAGCAGAACATGTATATCCTTGCATAATCCAATTTTTAAGCCATTATGATGATACTAGCTAG
- the LOC125855612 gene encoding GDSL esterase/lipase At1g58430-like — translation MEPKVFPLLFFFLFFALFLFNTIKTQSMPKFTSILVFGDSTVDTGNNNYIFTLFKGNHIPYGKDYFNHVSTGRFSNGKIVPDILANLLKLKKYGVPPYLNPNLLENDYRSGVSFGSAGSGYDDLTSLISGVISMRKQLEYFKEYLKKLKDYFGEKEKKRIVKGALVMVSSGSNDFIFNFYDVPTRRLEFSMEEYQEFLLDKVQWFVKELYELGCRNIIVSGLPPIGCLPIQMTAKSPLHRTCIEKENSDSQSYNKKLEELLPHLQAQLRGSKILYSDIYTPLSHLINNPHEYGFEETKRGCCGSGLLETGPLCTKKSQMCSHTSQYVFFDSIHPTESAYYQISEYFMKELLPKFSTIDNF, via the exons ATGGAACCTAAAGTTTTTCCcctcttgttcttcttcttattttttgcCCTTTTTTTGTTCAACACAATTAAAACTCAGTCCATGCCCAAATTTACATCAATTCTTGTTTTTGGTGATTCAACAGTTGACACTGGaaataacaattatatatttacTTTATTCAAAGGCAATCATATACCTTATGGAAAAGactattttaaccatgtatcaACAGGTAGATTTTCAAATGGAAAAATTGTACCAGACATATTGgcaaatttattaaaattaaaaaaatatggtgTGCCACCATATTTAAATCCAAATTTATTGGAAAATGATTATAGAAGTGGAGTTTCTTTTGGATCAGCTGGATCAGGATATGATGATTTAACAAGTTTAATTTCAGGGGTAATTTCAATGAGAAAACaattagaatattttaaagagtatttgaagaaattgaaagattattttggagaaaaagaaaaaaaaagaattgtgaAAGGTGCTTTGGTTATGGTTAGTTCAGGGagtaatgattttatttttaatttctatgATGTTCCAACAAGAAGGCTTGAGTTTAGTATGGAGGAGTATCAAGAGTTTCTTCTAGACAAAGTGCAATGGTTTGTCAAG GAACTTTATGAACTTGGATGTCGTAATATTATAGTGAGTGGGCTACCTCCAATTGGTTGTCTTCCAATTCAAATGACAGCAAAATCTCCACTGCATAGAACTTGCATTGAAAAAGAGAATTCAGATTCTCAATCTTATAATaaaaaacttgaagaattaTTGCCACATTTACAAGCACAACTTAGAGGAAGCAAAATACTTTATTCTGATATATACACTCCTTTATCACATCTCATCAATAATCCACATGAATATG GAtttgaagaaacaaaaagagGTTGTTGTGGAAGTGGATTATTAGAAACAGGACCCTTGTGtacaaaaaaatctcaaatgtGTTCACATACTTCACAATATGTTTTCTTTGATAGTATTCATCCAACTGAATCAGCTTATTACCAAATTTCTGAATATTTTATGAAGGAGCTTCTCCCAAAATTCTCAACCATTGacaacttttaa
- the LOC125856459 gene encoding transcription factor PHYTOCHROME INTERACTING FACTOR-LIKE 15-like: MLKGEVYLLARFGGCYVAEIETNNGSGITSRRNEDGFHRYSKTSCIEMHKMNERRRRYRIAKKMKVLEELIPNCNKSNRASVLDQAIQHIQALQHQVQVMSMDRIRASTLVAAERNQIMQSTLYFNPYMPIMPRIGAIGYFFGFGKSFTYSNMCCSNFSPMLSTGGQFPFLPLSDANNLLHPVPIMEAFTRGSASVAPPEKRD, translated from the exons ATGTTGAAAGGAGAAGTGTACTTGCTTGCAAGATTTGGAGGATGTTACGTTGCGGAAATTGag ACTAATAATGGAAGTGGGATTACatcaagaagaaatgaagatggTTTCCACCGATATTCAAAAACAAGTTGTATAGAAATGCATAAAATGAATGAGAGG AGACGTAGATACAGGATTGCTAAAAAGATGAAGGTACTGGAGGAATTAATCCCTAATTGTAACAAG TCAAATAGAGCCTCAGTACTTGATCAAGCCATACAACACATTCAGGCCTTACAACACCAAGTCCAG GTGATGTCAATGGATAGAATCCGTGCATCGACCCTAGTAGCTGCAGAGAGAAACCAAATAATGCAGAGTACTCTGTATTTTAATCCTTACATGCCTATAATGCCAAGGATTGGAGCAATTGgctatttttttggttttggaaAATCTTTTACTTATAGCAATATGTGTTGCTCCAATTTTTCCCCAATGTTGTCAACAGGAGGTcaatttccatttttacccCTCTCCGACGCCAATAACTTACTGCATCCCGTGCCTATAATGGAAGCATTTACGCGAGGCTCTGCATCCGTTGCTCCACCAGAAAAACGCGATtag
- the LOC125855452 gene encoding uncharacterized protein LOC125855452 isoform X1, with amino-acid sequence MVYPIQSDIRSAIQIAAVFRHHNHYHHLTNHRRRLPPAVISYRNSPNCCFTVNSAFKLRAFTTNDGDTTAQKVCNKPSLCTADELHYVSVNNSDWKLALWRYIPPPQAPKRNHPLLLLSGVGTNAIGYDLAPGSSFARYMSGEGFDTWVLELRGAGLSVQESDSTNIEKTAIAVSEQMEAAADNATDKVLSAAQQSTDAQSTLEESDTAVVKEESTAIATMWDESRVVNELTETFMRLSERVSGFLNESQSRIMSAKLFDQISKLLEDSFLYERFNETRGKLLSLLETGQNSAVVDQVKDLSQKLVNIIEEGQRSVSPLVDLHERLTTTIEDFQKQLDLIVKYDWDFDHYLEEDVPAAMEYIKAQTAPKDGKLLAIGHSMGGILLYAWLSQCGLQGREPGLTAIVTLASSLDYTSSKSALRLLLPLADPAQALNVPVVPLGALLAAAYPLSSRPPYVLSWLNDLISAADMMHPELLKKLVLNNFCTIPAKLILQLTTAFREGGLRDRSGKIFYKDNLHKTNVPVLAVAGDKDIICPPEAVSETAKLIPEHLVTYKVLGDDNGQHYAHYDLVGGRMAAEHVYPCIIQFLSHYDDTS; translated from the exons ATGGTTTATCCAATTCAATCCGATATTCGATCGGCGATTCAAATCGCTGCCGTCTTCCGCCACCACAACCATTACCACCACCTCACAAATCACCGCCGGCGACTTCCTCCCGCCGTCATTTCATACCGGAACTCCCCGAACTGCTGCTTCACGGTGAACTCCGCCTTTAAACTCAGAGCTTTCACCACCAATGATGGCGATACTACAGCCCAGAAGGTTTGTAATAAGCCATCGTTATGCACTGCCGATGAACTCCACTACGTATCTGTTAATAATTCCGATTGGAAACTTGCTCTCTGGCGCTACATTCCTCCTCCTCAG GCTCCAAAGAGAAATCATCCCCTGCTTCTGTTGTCTGGCGTGGGGACTAATGCTATTGGATATGATCTTGCTCCTGGG TCATCTTTCGCCCGGTACATGTCTGGTGAAGGATTTGACACTTGGGTTCTTGAACTTCGTGGAGCTGGGTTGAGTGTGCAGGAGTCAGATTCCACAAACATTGAGAAGACTGCAATTGCAGTCTCAGAACAGATGGAAGCTGCCGCTGATAATGCTACTGACAAAGTTCTTTCTGCAGCACAGCAGTCAACAGATGCCCAGAGTACCTTAGAAGAGTCTGACACAGCTGTGGTCAAAGAAGAATCCACAGCTATTGCAACAATGTGGGATGAGTCAAGAGTAGTAAACGAGCTTACGGAAACATTTATGCGCTTGTCAGAAAGAGTCTCTGGCTTCCTCAATGAAAGCCAATCAAGGATTATGTCTGCTAAACTATTTgatcaaatatcaaaattattagAGGATTCCTTTCTTTATGAACGCTTTAACGAGACAAGGGGGAAGTTGTTAAGTCTGCTGGAGACAGGGCAAAACTCTGCCGTTGTTGACCAAGTAAAGGATCTTAGCCAAAAGCTAGTTAATATCATTGAAGAAGGCCAACGTTCTGTTTCTCCGTTAGTTGATCTGCATGAACGTCTAACCACTACCATAGAAGATTTCCAGAAACAGCTTGACTTGATTGTCAAGTATGATTGGGACTTTGATCATTACCTGGAAGAGGATGTTCCTGCTGCG ATGGAATACATTAAGGCCCAAACTGCACCAAAAGATGGTAAACTTCTTGCCATTGGACATTCTATGGGAGGAATATTACTGTATGCTTGGCTATCACAGTGTG GATTGCAAGGAAGAGAGCCTGGATTAACTGCTATTGTAACTTTGGCTTCATCACTGGATTACACATCTTCGAAGTCTGCACTCAGACTGCTCCTACCCCTT GCTGATCCTGCCCAAGCTCTCAATGTACCTGTTGTCCCTTTAGGAGCATTACTCGCAGCAGCTTATCCTCTTTCTTCTCGCCCTCCTTATGTGTTGTCTTGGCTTAATGATTTAATATCAGCTGCAGAcatgatgcatccagagttgcTGAAAAAGCTCGTATTAAATAACTTCT GTACTATTCCTGCTAAACTTATTTTGCAGTTGACTACAGCTTTTCGAGAAGGGGGACTCCGTGACAGAAGTGGTAAAATATTCTACAAGGATAATCTTCACAAAACCAATGTACCCGTGTTGGCTGTTGCTGGAGATAAAGACATAATCTGCCCACCAGAAGCAGTGT CAGAAACGGCAAAGCTTATCCCCGAGCACTTGGTCACCTACAAAGTATTGGGGGATGATAATGGTCAGCATTATGCTCATTATGACTTGGTGGGAGGACGCATG GCAGCAGAACATGTATATCCTTGCATAATCCAATTTTTAAGCCATTATGATGATACTAGCTAG